One window from the genome of Mycolicibacterium gadium encodes:
- a CDS encoding NADH-ubiquinone oxidoreductase-F iron-sulfur binding region domain-containing protein has protein sequence MPCRAGTVDLHGKVELVIAGNAVVKDLDEVARWGALVHATSRCGLGATAANPILTTLEKFPEIYRQRLRTGEHTLLASFDLDAALAGHEKARIELQSGETT, from the coding sequence GTGCCCTGCCGGGCGGGCACCGTGGATCTGCACGGCAAGGTCGAACTCGTCATCGCAGGCAACGCGGTAGTAAAGGATCTCGACGAGGTGGCCCGGTGGGGTGCCCTGGTGCACGCGACCAGTCGGTGCGGCCTCGGGGCGACTGCCGCCAATCCCATCCTGACCACACTCGAGAAGTTCCCCGAGATCTATCGGCAAAGATTGCGCACCGGGGAACACACCCTGTTGGCATCGTTCGACCTCGATGCCGCGCTGGCCGGGCACGAGAAGGCGCGGATCGAACTGCAGTCGGGTGAGACGACATGA
- a CDS encoding NAD(P)H-dependent oxidoreductase subunit E: MNADIDTVLRRYRYDGTRLIDILWDVQHLYGYIPAEHLPQMAIGLNRTPLDIVETASFYHFFHSTPAGRHRIYLSNTVVAKMNGFQAVYDALERQTGARFGETDADGIFGLFETPCIGLSDQEPAMMVDSVVFTRLTPDSVATIIAQLKTGKTAADIANPEGLPDDGIAYVEALVESNVHTRGPVFFRGEPDYQTLLKNCLAGTPEQTIGVVSESGLRGYGGAGFRTGLKWQLCRAAPGDEKYVICNADEGEPGTFKDRALLTRSPKDVFMGMVIAAYAIGSSHGIVYLRAEYVYLKRYLEGQLQQLRDDGLLGRSIGGRSGFDFDIRIQLGAGSYVCGEESALIESCEGNRGTPRLKPPFPVREGYLGKPTSVNNVETLAAATRVMEEGAEWFRRMGTPDSAGARLLSVAGDCNRPGVYEVEWGITLDEVLTMVGAADARAVQISGPSGSACRLRLMADAASRTRTSRATEQSPSSIPTVTCWTASRITPSSSPTNPAASVCPAGRAPWICTARSNSSSQATR, translated from the coding sequence ATGAACGCAGATATCGACACTGTGCTCCGGCGCTACCGCTACGACGGAACGCGGCTGATCGACATCCTGTGGGATGTCCAACATCTGTACGGCTACATCCCCGCCGAGCATCTGCCGCAGATGGCGATTGGGTTGAATCGGACTCCGTTGGACATCGTCGAGACGGCTTCCTTCTATCACTTCTTCCACAGCACGCCAGCCGGACGCCACCGGATTTACTTGAGCAACACCGTGGTTGCCAAGATGAACGGTTTTCAAGCGGTCTACGATGCGCTCGAGCGCCAGACCGGGGCTCGCTTCGGGGAGACCGACGCGGACGGGATATTCGGTCTTTTCGAAACGCCGTGTATCGGGCTCAGCGATCAGGAACCCGCGATGATGGTCGACAGCGTGGTGTTCACCCGACTGACACCTGACAGCGTCGCGACCATCATCGCGCAGTTGAAAACGGGTAAAACCGCCGCCGATATCGCCAACCCTGAGGGGCTGCCCGACGATGGCATCGCCTACGTCGAGGCTCTGGTGGAGTCCAATGTCCACACGCGGGGCCCCGTGTTCTTCCGCGGCGAGCCGGATTACCAAACGTTGCTCAAGAACTGCCTCGCCGGCACGCCCGAGCAGACGATCGGCGTTGTCAGCGAATCCGGGCTGCGGGGCTACGGCGGTGCAGGGTTTCGAACGGGGTTGAAGTGGCAGTTGTGCAGGGCCGCGCCTGGCGACGAGAAGTACGTCATCTGCAACGCGGATGAGGGGGAGCCGGGCACGTTCAAAGACCGTGCGCTCCTGACCCGATCACCGAAAGACGTGTTCATGGGGATGGTCATCGCGGCCTACGCGATCGGCAGCTCTCACGGAATCGTCTATCTCCGTGCTGAATACGTCTATCTGAAGCGCTATTTGGAAGGCCAGCTTCAGCAACTCCGCGACGACGGATTGCTGGGACGCAGTATCGGCGGGCGATCGGGTTTCGACTTCGACATCCGTATCCAGCTGGGTGCCGGTTCCTACGTCTGTGGTGAAGAGTCTGCGCTGATCGAGTCCTGTGAAGGCAATCGGGGCACCCCCCGGCTGAAACCGCCCTTCCCCGTTCGGGAGGGCTACCTCGGCAAACCGACCAGCGTCAACAACGTCGAGACCTTAGCTGCCGCAACCCGCGTCATGGAAGAAGGCGCCGAATGGTTCCGGCGCATGGGTACCCCCGACTCGGCAGGCGCCCGCCTGTTGAGCGTCGCCGGAGACTGCAATCGTCCGGGAGTTTATGAGGTCGAGTGGGGCATCACCCTCGATGAAGTACTGACCATGGTCGGTGCGGCCGACGCCCGCGCGGTCCAGATCAGCGGGCCATCGGGGAGTGCGTGTCGGTTGCGGCTGATGGCCGACGCCGCATCGCGTACGAGGACATCCCGTGCAACGGAGCAGTCACCATCTTCAATTCCAACCGTGACCTGCTGGACTGCGTCAAGGATTACTCCAAGTTCTTCGCCGACGAATCCTGCGGCATCTGTGTGCCCTGCCGGGCGGGCACCGTGGATCTGCACGGCAAGGTCGAACTCGTCATCGCAGGCAACGCGGTAG
- the arcC gene encoding carbamate kinase gives MRIVIALGGNALLRRGQPMTAENQRANIRVAAEAIAQVVPGNEIVVAHGNGPQVGLLALQAAAYHEVAPYPLDVLGAQTEAMIGYVIEQELGNLLPADQSLATLLTMIEVDRNDPAFAHPTKPIGPVYDRETAERLKAVSGWAIAPDGDKFRRVVASPKPKKIFEIRSIRSLVEQGAIVICAGGGGIPTMYDEAGLLHGVEAVIDKDLASALLAEQLDADLLVIATDVDGVYTDWGTPRQARLGRVTPEELAALDLPPGSMGPKAHAACGFAQSTGNEAVIGSLTDIAKIIAGDAGTRVRT, from the coding sequence GTGCGAATCGTGATCGCCCTGGGTGGCAACGCGTTGCTGCGACGGGGACAGCCGATGACCGCGGAGAATCAGCGCGCCAACATCCGTGTCGCGGCGGAGGCGATCGCCCAAGTGGTGCCTGGAAACGAGATCGTCGTCGCGCATGGCAACGGCCCGCAGGTTGGGTTGTTGGCGCTGCAGGCGGCGGCTTATCACGAGGTCGCGCCGTATCCCCTCGATGTGCTCGGGGCGCAGACCGAGGCGATGATCGGCTATGTCATCGAACAGGAACTCGGCAACCTACTGCCCGCCGACCAGTCGCTCGCCACGCTATTGACGATGATCGAGGTCGACCGCAACGATCCGGCGTTCGCCCATCCCACCAAACCAATCGGCCCGGTCTATGACCGGGAAACCGCGGAGCGCCTCAAGGCCGTCAGCGGCTGGGCCATCGCACCGGACGGCGATAAGTTTCGGCGAGTCGTCGCCAGCCCAAAACCCAAGAAAATATTCGAGATTCGATCGATCCGGAGCCTGGTGGAGCAGGGCGCCATCGTGATCTGCGCGGGCGGGGGTGGAATTCCGACGATGTACGACGAAGCCGGCTTACTGCACGGCGTGGAGGCGGTCATCGACAAGGACCTCGCCTCGGCTCTGCTGGCCGAACAACTCGACGCCGACCTGCTCGTCATCGCCACCGACGTGGACGGTGTCTATACCGATTGGGGCACACCGCGACAGGCGCGCCTCGGGCGAGTAACCCCCGAAGAGCTGGCCGCTCTCGACCTCCCACCGGGATCGATGGGGCCCAAGGCTCACGCTGCGTGCGGCTTCGCGCAATCCACCGGCAATGAGGCGGTCATAGGATCGCTCACTGACATCGCGAAAATAATCGCCGGGGACGCCGGCACCCGCGTGAGGACCTGA
- a CDS encoding universal stress protein, whose product MSSIAPPEIVVGVDGSPAAKVAVDWAARDAAQRGATLTLVHVVSSVLGSLSHTPVPTGIGKWQQQKAHEAVDEAMAVVAAAQRDTGPLEVRTEIYYSSAVPTLVDMSKGAGMVVVGSRGHGAIGNLLGSVSAGVVQHAHCPVAVIHDEDPLMPHPAQAPVLVGIDGSPASELATAIAFDEASRRGVDLIALHAWTEFGVGDFLGMNWLEMKSSEDAALAERLAGWQESYPDVTVRRVVVCDHPARTLVEHSEQAQLVVVGSHGRGGFAGMLLGSVSAAVVQSARMPVIVARQP is encoded by the coding sequence ATGTCTTCGATTGCTCCGCCGGAAATCGTGGTAGGCGTCGACGGGTCACCCGCGGCCAAGGTTGCGGTCGATTGGGCGGCACGCGACGCCGCACAGCGCGGCGCAACGCTCACCCTGGTCCACGTCGTCAGCAGTGTCCTCGGTTCCTTGTCCCACACGCCCGTGCCTACCGGTATCGGAAAATGGCAACAGCAGAAGGCTCACGAAGCCGTTGACGAGGCGATGGCTGTCGTTGCAGCGGCGCAGCGGGACACCGGCCCGTTGGAGGTCCGCACCGAAATCTATTACTCGTCCGCCGTTCCCACGCTCGTCGACATGTCGAAGGGCGCGGGCATGGTCGTAGTGGGTAGTCGCGGCCACGGCGCCATCGGCAATCTGCTTGGTTCGGTCAGCGCAGGCGTCGTACAGCACGCGCACTGCCCGGTGGCGGTCATTCACGACGAAGATCCGTTGATGCCGCATCCGGCGCAAGCACCGGTCCTGGTCGGGATCGACGGCTCCCCCGCGTCCGAGCTGGCCACCGCGATCGCGTTCGATGAGGCGTCACGCCGAGGCGTTGACCTCATCGCCCTGCACGCATGGACCGAATTCGGGGTGGGCGACTTTCTCGGGATGAACTGGCTGGAGATGAAGTCGTCGGAGGATGCAGCGCTCGCTGAGCGACTGGCCGGATGGCAGGAGAGCTACCCGGACGTGACGGTCCGACGGGTTGTGGTCTGCGATCACCCCGCTCGCACGCTCGTCGAGCACTCGGAACAGGCCCAGCTGGTTGTCGTCGGAAGCCACGGCCGTGGCGGCTTCGCCGGCATGCTCCTCGGCTCGGTCAGCGCCGCGGTGGTTCAGTCAGCGCGCATGCCGGTGATCGTCGCGCGGCAACCGTAG
- a CDS encoding 1-phosphofructokinase family hexose kinase, translated as MDSIVTLTMNPALDITVAADAVRPTSKIRCSRARYDAGGGGINVAKIAHVLGAPVSAVFPAGGASGDLVSQLVAEAGVPFRRIDITEPTRESLTVDETSTGLQYRFVLPGPRLTTSEQAGCVNRLRVEAASAQFVVASGSLPPGVPTDFYQRIADVCGEVGVRFVLDTSGAGLQHVTRGVFVLKASERELRECVGRELTTEAEQLDAAHELVDSGRAEAVVVSLGAQGALLATRTESCRFTAIPMRAVSGVGAGDAMVAGITVGLTRGWPLSTAVRFGMAAGAAMLMTPGTAPCTRADTERLFEIAEEPVEVAVVCG; from the coding sequence ATGGATTCAATCGTCACCCTGACGATGAACCCGGCGCTCGACATCACCGTGGCCGCCGACGCCGTGCGTCCCACCAGCAAGATCCGCTGCTCACGCGCTCGTTACGACGCCGGCGGCGGGGGGATCAACGTGGCAAAGATCGCACACGTCCTCGGCGCGCCGGTATCGGCCGTTTTCCCTGCTGGAGGTGCCAGCGGCGACCTCGTCAGCCAGCTTGTCGCTGAGGCGGGTGTGCCGTTTAGACGGATCGACATCACCGAGCCCACGCGGGAGAGCCTCACCGTCGATGAGACCTCCACTGGTCTGCAGTACCGGTTCGTGCTTCCGGGCCCGCGGCTGACTACGTCCGAACAGGCCGGGTGTGTGAATCGGCTGCGTGTTGAGGCGGCCTCGGCACAATTCGTCGTCGCCAGCGGGAGTTTGCCGCCGGGTGTGCCCACGGACTTCTACCAGCGAATCGCGGACGTCTGCGGTGAGGTCGGGGTCAGATTCGTCTTGGACACCTCGGGCGCCGGTCTACAGCACGTCACTCGTGGTGTGTTTGTGCTCAAGGCAAGCGAGCGCGAACTCCGCGAATGCGTGGGACGTGAGCTGACGACCGAAGCCGAACAGCTCGACGCTGCGCACGAACTCGTCGATTCCGGCCGCGCCGAGGCCGTCGTGGTGTCGCTAGGAGCTCAGGGCGCACTGCTCGCTACCCGGACCGAAAGCTGCCGATTCACCGCCATTCCGATGCGTGCGGTCAGCGGAGTTGGCGCGGGGGACGCGATGGTCGCCGGCATCACCGTGGGTCTGACTCGCGGATGGCCGTTGAGCACGGCGGTTCGTTTCGGCATGGCCGCCGGCGCGGCGATGCTGATGACCCCCGGGACCGCCCCGTGCACGCGCGCCGACACCGAGCGACTTTTCGAAATTGCGGAAGAGCCAGTAGAAGTCGCTGTCGTTTGCGGATGA
- a CDS encoding magnesium transporter: MVTDVTTDFGGLPETALSHAYTEIPKASPDDLVGTTLERMRGRRFDSAAAVAVLDGDRLVGVATIEQMFAADSDAMLRDVMDRTPPVVTPDTDQERAAWRVVQDNEPGLAVVDEHGRFYGLIAPQQLLAVLLHEHDEDMARLGGFLHTVESTRRTTLETVTRRLWHRLPWLVVGLIGAMLSAGMMAAFEDQLNAVLAVAYFVPGIVYLADAVGTQTETVAIRGLSVGVGIRRILAPESLTGLTVGILLGLLMLPVVALMTNDWRLAAAVAIAVLAASTIATMVALILPWLLQALDKDPAFGSGPLATVIQDLLSIAIYLGAVTVLLG; the protein is encoded by the coding sequence ATGGTCACTGATGTCACAACCGATTTCGGCGGTCTGCCGGAGACGGCGTTGTCACACGCCTATACGGAGATACCGAAGGCGTCGCCGGACGATCTGGTCGGCACGACCCTGGAACGAATGCGGGGCAGGCGCTTCGACAGTGCTGCCGCCGTGGCAGTTCTTGACGGGGATCGTCTCGTGGGTGTCGCGACCATTGAGCAGATGTTTGCGGCGGACAGCGATGCGATGTTGCGCGATGTGATGGACCGGACGCCACCCGTGGTGACGCCGGACACCGACCAGGAGCGCGCCGCCTGGCGGGTGGTGCAGGATAACGAGCCAGGTCTCGCGGTTGTCGACGAGCACGGTCGGTTCTATGGGCTGATTGCCCCGCAGCAGCTGCTCGCTGTCCTGTTACATGAACACGACGAAGACATGGCGCGATTGGGCGGGTTTCTGCACACGGTCGAGTCGACCAGAAGGACAACACTCGAGACCGTCACCAGGCGGCTGTGGCACCGCCTGCCATGGCTGGTGGTCGGGTTGATCGGCGCAATGTTGTCGGCGGGGATGATGGCGGCCTTCGAAGACCAACTCAACGCCGTGCTGGCGGTTGCCTACTTCGTGCCTGGGATCGTCTATCTGGCTGATGCCGTTGGCACGCAAACGGAAACGGTCGCGATCCGCGGTCTGTCGGTCGGTGTTGGGATTCGCCGCATCCTGGCTCCGGAAAGCCTGACGGGGCTGACCGTCGGCATACTGCTCGGCTTGCTCATGCTGCCGGTGGTGGCACTCATGACGAACGACTGGAGGCTCGCGGCGGCGGTCGCGATCGCGGTGCTGGCGGCGAGCACGATCGCCACGATGGTGGCGTTGATACTGCCTTGGTTGCTCCAGGCGCTGGACAAAGATCCCGCGTTCGGTTCCGGTCCGCTGGCCACCGTGATCCAGGATCTGTTGTCGATCGCGATCTATCTCGGTGCGGTCACCGTGTTGCTCGGTTGA
- a CDS encoding universal stress protein, with translation MTESDSPKPVVAAIDGSGTAINAALWAVDEAISRSVPLRLVCVMKAKHPSAEDYYADKHHAEASIRAAQDAVEATGRPVKIETAILSGLPAFNLIEESQAADMICVGSVGIGRSARAILGSIATELAEKAHCPVAIIRPQDEIPRDEVDIRWIVVAATGESDNESVIESAMEEARLRRTPVLMLGDRDGLDDIVEQWKGRYPDIHVYPVSDGADVARFLKKHDELVQLAVIGGSRAGADEVMQILGPWGHPLFHRRAASMLIVRH, from the coding sequence ATGACTGAAAGCGACTCCCCCAAGCCGGTTGTCGCCGCGATCGACGGCTCGGGCACGGCGATCAACGCCGCGCTGTGGGCGGTTGACGAAGCGATCAGCCGAAGTGTGCCATTGCGCCTCGTGTGCGTGATGAAGGCCAAGCACCCCTCTGCCGAGGATTACTACGCGGACAAGCACCATGCCGAGGCCTCGATTCGTGCGGCACAGGATGCTGTCGAAGCCACGGGTCGGCCCGTCAAGATCGAGACCGCAATCCTCTCGGGTTTACCGGCTTTCAACCTGATCGAGGAATCACAGGCTGCCGACATGATCTGCGTCGGCTCGGTCGGCATAGGCCGGTCCGCGCGGGCGATACTGGGATCCATCGCGACCGAGCTCGCCGAGAAGGCGCATTGCCCGGTAGCGATCATCCGTCCTCAGGACGAGATACCGCGCGACGAGGTCGACATTCGCTGGATAGTCGTCGCGGCGACCGGTGAGAGCGACAACGAGTCGGTGATCGAGAGTGCGATGGAGGAAGCGCGGCTGCGTCGAACGCCGGTTCTGATGCTCGGTGATCGGGACGGCCTGGACGACATTGTCGAGCAATGGAAGGGACGCTATCCCGACATCCACGTCTACCCCGTATCCGATGGGGCCGATGTGGCCCGGTTCCTCAAGAAGCATGACGAATTAGTCCAACTCGCCGTGATCGGCGGTTCGCGCGCCGGCGCCGATGAGGTCATGCAGATTCTCGGCCCCTGGGGGCACCCTCTGTTTCACCGCAGGGCGGCTTCGATGCTGATCGTGCGGCACTGA
- a CDS encoding nitroreductase/quinone reductase family protein produces MLTETPPIRGVMRRFNKHVLNPAMMHLAGRKHFYAAVLRHTGRRSGRHYATPVVADRVANGFIVPLPYGTDVDWLRNVRASGEAAVSLGGHTYDVVEPEIIDAATAGPQLSPSRRRVFQAFGIKRFVKLKMDRS; encoded by the coding sequence ATGCTCACCGAAACGCCGCCCATCAGGGGCGTAATGCGCCGCTTCAACAAGCACGTGCTGAATCCAGCGATGATGCACCTGGCAGGCCGCAAGCATTTCTACGCGGCAGTCCTGCGGCATACCGGGCGTCGGTCGGGGCGGCACTACGCGACACCGGTGGTGGCCGATCGGGTGGCGAATGGATTCATCGTGCCTCTGCCATACGGAACAGATGTCGACTGGTTGCGCAATGTGCGGGCCTCCGGGGAGGCCGCCGTCTCACTAGGCGGCCACACCTATGACGTCGTCGAACCCGAAATCATCGATGCGGCAACGGCAGGTCCTCAACTGTCGCCGAGTCGTCGACGAGTCTTCCAGGCCTTCGGCATCAAGAGGTTCGTCAAACTGAAAATGGACAGGAGCTGA
- the acsA gene encoding acetate--CoA ligase, with translation MTIIRKTAEDWKVAPNFADYEQTRATFDWSMVSDPCAGMPSRGCNIAYAAVDRHAEGPEADRTALRFITDTGSDGELVANDLSYAELGRRTRRFTNVLRGLGVGKGDRVFLIMGRIPELYVAMLGALRNGSVVSPLFSAFGPEPIATRVAIGEATVLVTTKALYKRKIAKVRDEMASVRHVLLVDGDEPGTLNLAQLMAEASEDAPIEATTPDDPSLLHFTSGTTGTPKGARHVHGAVTMHYLTGLYALDIHPNDIYWCTADPGWVTGTSYGIIAPLLHGITSIIDEAEFDAERWYRILQDEGVTVWYTAPTAIRMLIKAGPEVAQRYRFPHLRFIASVGEPLNAEAVWWGKRVLGLPIHDNWWQTETGGIMIANTPAFDIKPGSMGRPLPGVDAYVVSHGDDGTVSVIEEPDIEGELALKPGWPSMFRAYLNQEERYRKCFVGDLYLSGDLVKRDADGYFWFVGRADDVIKSAGHLIGPFEVENALTDHPAVAEAAVIGKPDPTVGELVKAFVTLKDGFAADETLRLEVLGHARKRLGAAVAPKEIEFVDALPHTRSGKIMRRLLKARELGLPEGDTSTVEAPAVQRQGVSP, from the coding sequence GTGACGATCATTCGCAAGACTGCCGAAGACTGGAAAGTCGCCCCGAACTTCGCCGACTACGAGCAGACCCGCGCGACGTTCGATTGGTCGATGGTCTCGGACCCGTGCGCCGGTATGCCCTCCCGCGGTTGCAACATCGCGTATGCGGCGGTGGACCGGCACGCCGAAGGTCCCGAAGCGGATCGCACCGCGCTGCGGTTCATCACCGACACCGGCTCGGATGGCGAGTTGGTCGCCAATGACCTGAGCTACGCGGAACTGGGCCGCCGCACCCGCCGCTTCACCAATGTGCTGCGCGGGCTTGGCGTGGGCAAGGGCGACCGGGTCTTTCTGATCATGGGACGTATCCCCGAGCTGTATGTCGCGATGCTGGGTGCGCTGCGCAACGGCAGTGTGGTGTCGCCGCTGTTCTCGGCGTTCGGTCCCGAACCCATCGCCACCCGCGTCGCCATCGGCGAGGCGACCGTACTGGTGACGACGAAGGCGCTGTACAAGCGCAAGATCGCCAAGGTGCGCGACGAGATGGCGTCGGTACGGCACGTGTTACTCGTCGACGGCGACGAGCCCGGCACGCTGAACCTCGCGCAGCTGATGGCCGAGGCCTCCGAAGACGCTCCGATCGAGGCCACCACGCCTGATGACCCGTCGCTGCTGCACTTCACGAGCGGCACCACCGGCACGCCCAAAGGGGCACGGCACGTGCACGGCGCGGTCACCATGCATTACCTCACCGGCCTCTACGCGTTGGATATACATCCCAACGACATCTACTGGTGTACCGCCGATCCCGGCTGGGTCACCGGCACGTCCTACGGCATCATCGCCCCGCTCCTGCACGGAATCACCTCGATCATCGACGAAGCCGAGTTCGACGCCGAACGCTGGTACCGGATCCTGCAGGACGAAGGCGTCACGGTGTGGTACACCGCTCCCACCGCGATCAGGATGCTGATCAAGGCCGGGCCGGAAGTGGCGCAACGGTACCGCTTTCCGCACCTGCGGTTCATCGCCAGCGTGGGCGAGCCGCTCAACGCCGAGGCGGTCTGGTGGGGAAAACGCGTACTGGGCTTACCGATTCACGACAACTGGTGGCAGACCGAGACGGGCGGCATCATGATCGCCAACACCCCGGCCTTCGACATAAAGCCAGGCTCGATGGGGCGGCCGTTGCCGGGCGTCGACGCATACGTGGTCAGTCACGGCGACGACGGCACTGTCTCGGTGATCGAGGAGCCCGACATTGAGGGCGAGTTGGCACTCAAGCCGGGATGGCCTTCGATGTTCCGCGCCTACCTCAATCAGGAAGAGCGCTACCGCAAGTGCTTTGTCGGTGACCTTTACCTGAGCGGGGATCTGGTCAAGCGCGACGCCGACGGCTACTTCTGGTTCGTCGGCCGCGCCGACGACGTGATCAAGTCAGCCGGACACCTGATCGGGCCGTTCGAGGTGGAGAACGCGCTGACCGATCACCCCGCGGTGGCCGAGGCCGCTGTGATCGGGAAGCCCGACCCGACAGTCGGCGAGCTGGTGAAGGCGTTCGTCACCCTCAAGGACGGGTTCGCCGCAGACGAGACTTTACGGCTCGAAGTGTTAGGCCACGCGCGCAAACGGCTGGGAGCAGCGGTGGCGCCCAAGGAGATTGAGTTCGTCGACGCATTGCCGCATACCCGTAGCGGCAAGATCATGCGACGCCTGCTCAAAGCCCGCGAACTCGGGTTGCCCGAAGGTGACACATCGACCGTCGAAGCACCGGCCGTACAACGTCAGGGGGTGTCACCGTGA